The genome window TGCCTGTTCTTCCATGGGTTCACAGCCGCACCTCACCAGTTTATTCCCATGAGTCAGATGTTTTTTAAGGCAGGTTATAACGTGATTGTGCCCCTCATGCCAGGACACGGCCAAGCAGGGCAGTGGGATAAGAGCAATCCACCCCCGTTGCCAACTAATCCTGCCCAATATCAAGACTTCGCTCTCTACTGGCTACAAATTGCTCAACTGCTAGGGAGACGGGTCATCGTTGGTGGCTTGTCTGGGGGAGGCACCTTAGCAGCTTGGTTGTCGCTGTATTGTCCCAGAGCTATCTATCGAACCATTTTGTTTGCGCCGTTCCTAAGTAGCAGCAACAAAGTTGTTGATTTGTTTGTCAAGTCCTTTGATGGCTATTTTGAATGGACACAGGCATCAGCTTATGAGAGAGTTCCAGCCAATATCTTTGGCTATTCTGGATTTGCTCTGCCTGCCTTGCGGACATTTTTGGTGATGGGGCAAACGGTCTTGCAGGCTGCCCGATCGCAGTTCTCACCACCGTTGTTCATCATTTCCAGCGAGTGTGACGAGGCAGTAGGCAACTATGACCACAAGACTCTATTTGACAGGCTAATTCAGCGCCAACCGATGACATGGAAGCACTGCTTTAGTCGGGCCTTGGCTATTCCCCACACGATGATGACAAAGGCAGAGGGCAATCAGTGGGAGAACTTGCTAAATGTTATGGTCAAGGCGTTTGTGCAAAGCAATCTGACCTGGGCAGAACTAGAAGAGATTGGCTTTCGGATGACTAGAGGCAAGACGTTCAAGGCTGTGATAGCAGAACTGGGGTTGCAGCAGAATGTCTCTCCGGACATGCCTGCTATGATGACCATGCTGGACAAGCGGGCGATCGTTGAAGCTCGTAACTCTACCCACAGACGGCACTAGCTCTCCAAACCAGGAGGCAATGCTTCTCCGCAGTGACTATGGATGTGAATGATACGCTCCCACAGCCAAGAGTATTGCTGGCGATAGCTGGGAATCAGTGCTAGGGGGCTAAGGAGGGCAGCCGCTGTAATATCCGCAATGCTGAGGCGATCGCCCACTAAGTAAGGAGCTTGCCATTGATCTGCCAAAAAGGCCAGGGCTTGGTCTAGGCGATCGCGGGCTAGGCTAACAGTTGCTGGATAAATGCCATACTGTCGACAGACAACTTGGATCACTAAGCGGTTAAAGGGTGATGTGTCCAAATAGCGCCCCTCGTTGGCTCGGAAGTGGTAGTAGACAAACCGTGTGGCTGTGCCGATGCTCTCATCCAACCAGTCTTCTAGTATCCTAGCCCGGCGTTGCAACTGGGGATCATCTGGAAGCAGTGGTGGTATGGGTTGTAGGGTCTCAAGGAAGGCTAAGATGCGGGTAGAATCGGCGATCGCGACTGGATGCCCCGGCAACTCTGGTAGTAACACCGGTAATGTTGTGGTTCCTGTGATTGGCTTTAGTCGCAAGGCATGAAGTCCTGGTGTCAGATTTTGCACTTGATAGGCCAATTGCTTGTAGCCTAAGGCTAATCGTGCCTTACGACAGTAGTGAGACGTGCTGAATTGAAGCAACAACATAGTGCTTGGTGTAGTGTGCAGTCGGTAGAGTGCTGGATAGACTGTACTGGATAGGGTTAGACCTGTGAGCGTGATAGCGGTTAGCCAACAGCAACATTGTCGGGATCGATGCCCAGCGATTGCAAGTAGGTTACCAATTGTTCAGCCCGATGTTGAGCTGATT of Cyanobacteriota bacterium contains these proteins:
- a CDS encoding alpha/beta fold hydrolase, whose product is CLFFHGFTAAPHQFIPMSQMFFKAGYNVIVPLMPGHGQAGQWDKSNPPPLPTNPAQYQDFALYWLQIAQLLGRRVIVGGLSGGGTLAAWLSLYCPRAIYRTILFAPFLSSSNKVVDLFVKSFDGYFEWTQASAYERVPANIFGYSGFALPALRTFLVMGQTVLQAARSQFSPPLFIISSECDEAVGNYDHKTLFDRLIQRQPMTWKHCFSRALAIPHTMMTKAEGNQWENLLNVMVKAFVQSNLTWAELEEIGFRMTRGKTFKAVIAELGLQQNVSPDMPAMMTMLDKRAIVEARNSTHRRH
- a CDS encoding glutathione S-transferase family protein; translation: MLLLQFSTSHYCRKARLALGYKQLAYQVQNLTPGLHALRLKPITGTTTLPVLLPELPGHPVAIADSTRILAFLETLQPIPPLLPDDPQLQRRARILEDWLDESIGTATRFVYYHFRANEGRYLDTSPFNRLVIQVVCRQYGIYPATVSLARDRLDQALAFLADQWQAPYLVGDRLSIADITAAALLSPLALIPSYRQQYSWLWERIIHIHSHCGEALPPGLES